From the Hyphomicrobium sp. ghe19 genome, one window contains:
- a CDS encoding ribonuclease E/G yields MSNTKMLIDATHPEETRVVVQRNGRVEEFDFESAARKLLRGNIYLAKVTRVEPSLQAAFVDYGGNRHGFLAFNEIHPDYYQIPVADRQALLDEEAAAEAELEAAADRRAEALARRSSSRGGSEVAERSESEANGDDDFGDHGPDEVGVETAHIVDVEEDEHIEEIGGDEDEEPVSVIAASVATSDDDVRSELPAKERQDAPPAARNDNDADDAPASASEEAHHDDASSDEDDQPDHDESDAGSDADDEDHIEHHHHSDHDHSDHDHSGHDHSHDHSEQHALRDERGGDAEEGGSGREYREEAPQRQRRRPRSYKIQEVIKRRQIILVQVVKEERGNKGAALTTYLSLAGRYTVLMPNTARGGGISRKITNPQDRRRLKAIAQELEVPEGMGLIIRTAGAARTKQEIKRDFEYLLRLWESVRELTLQSTAPSLVYEEGDLIKRSIRDLYNKDVEEIVVAGEAGHQEAADFMKMLMPSHAKNVVPYRDPTPLFTRYGVERQLNAMFQPQVTLRSGGYIVINQTEALVAIDVNSGKSTREFSIEETALATNLEAADEIARQLKLRDLAGLIVIDFIDMEEKRNNRAVERRLKDALRFDRARIQLGRISHFGLMEMSRQRLRTGVLEGSTSQCPHCQGTGIIRSTESIALAVLRGLEDAITAGATGPLTATTTPAVALYILNSKRAYVTDMEARHGHTITVLGSDRIQGANFTVERGGAAAPVRRVERAAVNMDWGFDGEEDAPSFEGGEIEITPSADDADEEATAREGSRGDGDESGGRRGRRRRRRGRGGRDRGEGRERESFEPRGDAEGAIAAGPHTHSPAQSQGDDDVEAGGGDDEDHDGQPSVDGTTFGAEGSGDKPGRRRRRGRRGGRRGRERGREGSSPGTEGSDAVSYGGEQPDIVDVEAFEPDVEDGIEAGEPAEARHAPRSARAEGKSAGSGDRSSGGGHRPRRIWDVASEPSGEGEGEPVEAAASAPAVAAPAVMAPAVEPKVEAPVVETPRVAEESAPAPVTSLRRRHEVGSSEPRIERVVVRPGEEIDGTVAEAQAVPQRKGWWQRKFSGE; encoded by the coding sequence ATGTCCAACACGAAAATGCTCATCGATGCCACCCACCCCGAGGAGACTCGGGTCGTGGTTCAACGGAATGGCCGGGTAGAGGAATTCGACTTCGAAAGTGCAGCCCGCAAGCTGCTTCGCGGAAATATCTATCTTGCAAAGGTGACGCGCGTTGAGCCGTCGCTTCAGGCCGCATTCGTAGACTACGGCGGGAACCGTCACGGTTTCCTTGCCTTCAACGAAATCCATCCCGACTACTATCAGATCCCTGTTGCCGACCGGCAGGCGCTTCTCGACGAGGAAGCGGCAGCCGAAGCAGAGCTCGAAGCCGCCGCGGACCGGCGCGCGGAAGCGCTTGCGCGGCGCTCGTCCTCACGCGGCGGCTCGGAAGTCGCCGAGCGGAGCGAAAGCGAAGCCAACGGCGACGATGACTTTGGCGACCACGGCCCCGATGAAGTTGGCGTCGAGACGGCGCATATCGTCGACGTCGAGGAAGACGAACATATCGAAGAGATTGGCGGCGACGAGGACGAAGAGCCGGTCAGCGTCATCGCTGCGTCGGTCGCGACCTCCGATGACGACGTTCGCTCCGAACTTCCCGCCAAGGAACGCCAGGACGCGCCGCCCGCTGCCCGCAACGACAACGATGCCGACGATGCGCCGGCTAGCGCGAGCGAAGAAGCTCATCACGACGACGCGTCCAGCGACGAGGACGATCAGCCGGATCACGACGAGAGCGACGCTGGCAGCGACGCCGACGACGAAGACCACATCGAACACCATCATCACTCGGACCACGATCACTCCGACCACGATCACTCGGGCCACGATCACTCCCACGACCATTCCGAGCAGCACGCCTTGCGCGACGAGCGCGGCGGAGACGCAGAGGAAGGCGGCTCGGGCCGGGAATATCGCGAGGAAGCTCCTCAGCGTCAGCGCCGCCGCCCGCGGAGCTACAAGATCCAGGAAGTCATCAAGCGCCGCCAGATCATCCTCGTCCAAGTCGTCAAGGAAGAGCGCGGCAATAAGGGCGCCGCTCTCACCACCTATCTGTCGCTTGCCGGCCGCTACACCGTTTTGATGCCCAACACCGCCCGTGGCGGCGGCATCTCACGCAAGATCACCAACCCGCAGGACCGCCGCCGGCTCAAGGCCATCGCTCAGGAACTCGAGGTTCCGGAGGGCATGGGGCTCATCATCCGCACGGCGGGTGCTGCGCGGACGAAGCAAGAGATCAAGCGCGACTTCGAATATCTGCTGAGGCTTTGGGAAAGCGTTCGCGAACTGACGCTGCAATCCACTGCCCCGAGCCTCGTTTATGAAGAAGGCGATCTGATCAAGCGGTCGATCCGCGACCTTTATAACAAGGACGTGGAGGAGATCGTCGTCGCCGGTGAAGCGGGGCATCAGGAAGCCGCCGACTTCATGAAGATGCTCATGCCGAGCCACGCGAAGAACGTCGTTCCCTACCGGGACCCGACACCGCTCTTCACGCGCTACGGTGTCGAGCGCCAGCTCAACGCCATGTTCCAACCGCAGGTGACGCTGCGCTCCGGCGGTTACATCGTCATCAATCAGACGGAGGCGCTGGTCGCCATCGACGTCAACTCCGGCAAATCGACCCGCGAGTTCTCGATCGAAGAGACGGCACTCGCGACGAACCTCGAAGCGGCCGATGAAATCGCCCGGCAGTTGAAGCTCCGCGACCTTGCGGGCCTCATCGTCATCGACTTCATCGACATGGAAGAAAAGCGCAACAACCGCGCTGTCGAGCGACGTTTGAAGGACGCTCTTCGTTTCGATCGCGCGCGCATCCAGCTCGGCCGCATTTCGCACTTCGGCCTCATGGAAATGTCGCGGCAGCGGCTCCGAACAGGCGTGCTCGAGGGCTCGACCTCGCAGTGTCCGCATTGCCAAGGCACAGGCATCATCCGTTCGACCGAAAGCATCGCGCTCGCGGTGCTCCGCGGTCTTGAAGACGCAATCACGGCGGGAGCGACCGGCCCGCTGACCGCGACGACGACGCCAGCCGTCGCGCTTTACATCCTCAACAGCAAACGTGCCTATGTCACCGACATGGAAGCCCGTCACGGCCACACGATCACCGTGCTCGGCAGCGATCGGATCCAGGGCGCGAACTTCACTGTCGAACGTGGCGGCGCGGCTGCACCTGTGCGGCGCGTCGAGCGTGCGGCCGTCAATATGGATTGGGGCTTCGACGGCGAAGAAGATGCGCCCTCCTTCGAAGGCGGCGAGATCGAAATTACGCCCAGCGCGGATGATGCCGACGAAGAAGCTACCGCCCGCGAAGGCAGCCGTGGTGACGGCGACGAAAGTGGCGGCCGGCGCGGCCGTCGCCGCCGTCGTCGTGGACGCGGCGGACGGGATCGCGGCGAAGGCCGCGAGCGCGAGTCGTTCGAGCCACGCGGAGATGCCGAAGGCGCAATTGCTGCCGGGCCTCATACCCACTCACCGGCCCAATCGCAGGGCGACGACGATGTCGAAGCCGGTGGCGGCGACGATGAAGATCACGATGGCCAGCCGTCGGTGGACGGCACGACCTTCGGAGCGGAAGGCAGCGGCGACAAGCCGGGCCGGCGCCGTCGCAGAGGCCGCCGTGGCGGCCGTCGCGGCAGAGAACGCGGTCGCGAGGGCTCGAGCCCGGGGACCGAAGGCAGCGACGCCGTAAGCTACGGTGGAGAGCAGCCGGACATCGTCGACGTCGAAGCGTTCGAACCTGACGTTGAGGACGGTATCGAGGCTGGCGAACCCGCTGAGGCGAGACACGCTCCTCGCAGCGCGCGGGCAGAAGGCAAGTCTGCCGGTTCAGGCGACAGATCCAGCGGTGGAGGTCATCGGCCGCGCCGTATTTGGGACGTTGCATCTGAGCCCTCGGGCGAAGGTGAAGGCGAACCAGTGGAGGCCGCGGCTTCTGCTCCGGCTGTCGCGGCGCCTGCGGTCATGGCTCCGGCTGTCGAACCGAAGGTCGAGGCGCCTGTGGTTGAAACTCCGCGCGTCGCCGAAGAGAGCGCGCCCGCTCCGGTGACTTCGCTACGGCGCCGTCACGAAGTCGGATCGAGCGAGCCGCGCATCGAGCGCGTTGTCGTTCGGCCCGGCGAGGAGATCGACGGTACGGTTGCGGAAGCTCAAGCTGTTCCTCAGCGCAAGGGCTGGTGGCAGAGAAAGTTCAGCGGCGAATAA
- a CDS encoding GGDEF domain-containing protein — MPLDYHSLLTAFVLSGFGLAITFFVSWLVSRTEHFLIAWKLGVSFMALGVLVYSWYANTMSPVLGAAGYTILLTGLAFVFGAGREFRTGVFPWRGVGIIAVTSSTAIAVPMLAGYNGASIIVLNIAATVILLVTARDYWRGRAEARLAITLLTVLYILTGLSFVPCAILLLDAGEWRLSQIPSNWAEDLNIAVCLTTLAGIGALSLALNQARLARGHKRDAETDPLTGLLNRRALLSHVADIEGPAALVIFDIDRFKVINDVHGHLAGDEVLRTFGEILKLSSPSKGLAARLGGEEFAMLVPGASLVTAALLADVVRMRLAKRNFTGNGGSFNSTVSAGVSCSEDAATDFETLLRDADDALYAAKRNGRDRVAVNSGKIEFLAHIRPLQDGQRGPIDLVRLKTG; from the coding sequence GTGCCGTTGGACTATCATTCGCTCCTGACGGCTTTTGTGCTTTCCGGCTTCGGATTGGCGATCACCTTTTTCGTCAGCTGGCTTGTCTCCAGGACGGAACACTTCCTGATTGCCTGGAAGCTCGGCGTTTCCTTCATGGCACTCGGCGTGCTCGTCTATAGCTGGTACGCAAACACAATGTCTCCGGTGCTCGGCGCGGCCGGATACACGATCTTGCTGACTGGCCTCGCCTTCGTTTTCGGTGCCGGCCGGGAGTTTCGCACCGGCGTTTTCCCCTGGCGCGGCGTGGGCATCATCGCGGTTACTTCTTCCACAGCCATCGCAGTTCCCATGCTGGCTGGCTACAACGGTGCCTCCATCATCGTGCTGAATATTGCGGCGACGGTGATCCTGCTTGTAACGGCCAGGGACTACTGGCGCGGCCGCGCCGAAGCCCGGCTAGCCATCACACTGCTGACAGTTCTTTATATCCTGACAGGGCTCTCCTTCGTTCCTTGTGCAATCTTGCTGCTCGATGCCGGCGAATGGCGGCTGTCGCAGATCCCGTCGAACTGGGCAGAGGATCTCAACATCGCCGTATGCTTGACCACCCTCGCAGGCATCGGCGCTCTTTCCTTGGCGCTTAACCAGGCACGGTTGGCACGCGGCCACAAGCGCGATGCCGAAACCGATCCTCTGACGGGCTTGCTCAATAGGCGCGCGCTACTCAGCCATGTCGCGGACATCGAAGGACCCGCCGCGCTCGTCATTTTCGATATCGATCGTTTCAAGGTTATCAATGATGTTCATGGACATCTGGCCGGCGACGAGGTGCTGCGAACTTTCGGGGAGATTCTAAAGCTCTCCTCTCCGTCGAAAGGACTAGCAGCGCGGCTCGGTGGCGAGGAGTTTGCGATGCTGGTGCCGGGCGCCTCACTCGTCACAGCGGCGCTTCTCGCGGACGTCGTGCGCATGCGCCTCGCCAAACGCAATTTCACCGGAAATGGCGGCTCATTCAACAGTACCGTCAGCGCCGGCGTTTCCTGTTCCGAGGATGCCGCCACCGACTTCGAAACGCTGCTACGCGACGCCGACGATGCACTCTATGCTGCCAAGAGGAACGGCCGCGACCGGGTCGCCGTCAATTCAGGCAAGATTGAATTCCTGGCTCACATCCGGCCGTTGCAGGACGGTCAGCGCGGCCCTATCGACCTTGTCAGACTCAAGACTGGCTAG
- the aat gene encoding leucyl/phenylalanyl-tRNA--protein transferase produces the protein MASRDDPMFEITPQVLLKAYSCGIFPMAESADDPALYWIEPQQRGVLPLDGLHIPRRLLRTVRTTPFRVTVDTDYERVIDGCAAPRAGRMSTWINTRIRTLYRELFDIGACHTVEVWNGDVLVGGLYGVALKSAFFGESMFSTERDASKIALVHLAARLIKGGFTLLDTQFVTEHLRQFGTIELDRSAFQRQLEIALEKNADFYALRPDASGAEVAAIFSSEHSRQA, from the coding sequence ATGGCGTCGCGCGACGACCCGATGTTCGAGATCACGCCGCAGGTTCTCCTGAAAGCCTATAGCTGCGGCATTTTTCCAATGGCAGAAAGCGCGGATGATCCTGCGCTTTACTGGATCGAGCCGCAGCAGCGCGGCGTCCTGCCCCTCGATGGGTTGCATATTCCCCGCCGTCTCCTCAGAACGGTCAGAACGACCCCTTTCAGGGTTACGGTCGACACCGACTATGAACGCGTGATCGATGGTTGCGCAGCGCCCCGCGCCGGCCGGATGTCGACCTGGATCAACACGCGCATCCGCACGCTCTATCGCGAGCTTTTCGACATCGGCGCCTGTCACACCGTCGAGGTTTGGAACGGTGACGTGTTGGTTGGCGGCCTTTATGGCGTGGCGCTGAAGAGCGCGTTCTTCGGCGAGAGCATGTTCTCGACCGAGCGCGACGCCTCAAAAATCGCGCTCGTGCATCTGGCGGCCCGGCTGATCAAAGGTGGCTTCACACTGCTCGATACGCAATTCGTCACTGAGCATTTGCGTCAATTCGGAACCATCGAACTCGACCGTAGCGCTTTCCAGCGGCAGCTCGAAATCGCGCTCGAGAAAAATGCGGATTTTTATGCCTTGCGGCCTGACGCTTCGGGAGCTGAGGTCGCAGCGATATTTTCGTCCGAGCATTCGCGCCAAGCGTAG
- the aroQ gene encoding type II 3-dehydroquinate dehydratase translates to MTSHVYVLNGPNLNMLGVREPEVYGTETLDDLRIRTEKAAAKNGLSVDFRQSNIEGEIVSWVQEARGKAKGIIINAGGYTHTSVAILDALQAVGLPVVEVHLSNIFRRDQFRQHSYISLAATGVICGLGAKGYELAIEAMANIVNKSTSKA, encoded by the coding sequence ATGACATCCCACGTTTACGTTCTGAACGGACCCAATCTAAATATGCTCGGCGTTCGGGAACCAGAAGTCTATGGTACCGAGACGCTCGACGATCTTCGCATCCGCACGGAAAAGGCGGCGGCGAAGAACGGGCTTTCAGTAGATTTCCGGCAGTCCAACATCGAGGGGGAAATCGTGAGCTGGGTGCAGGAGGCGCGCGGCAAAGCGAAGGGCATCATCATCAACGCGGGCGGGTACACCCACACGTCCGTCGCCATTCTCGATGCCTTGCAAGCCGTCGGCCTTCCCGTCGTCGAGGTTCATCTCTCGAACATCTTCCGGCGGGATCAGTTTCGCCAGCATTCCTACATTTCACTCGCCGCGACGGGCGTGATCTGCGGCCTTGGCGCCAAGGGCTACGAACTTGCCATCGAGGCGATGGCCAACATCGTGAACAAATCCACAAGCAAAGCGTGA
- the accC gene encoding acetyl-CoA carboxylase biotin carboxylase subunit yields the protein MFDKILIANRGEIALRIQRACRELGIATVAVHSTADADAMHVRLADESVCIGPPSARESYLNIPALVTACEITGADAVHPGYGFLSENARFAEILEEHKITFIGPTSEHIRIMGDKIEAKETAKKLGIPVVPGSAGAVTSETEAMKIAKEMGFPVLIKAAAGGGGRGMKVATSAADLGMALSTARSEAKAAFNDDAVYIEKYLQKPRHIEIQVFGDGKGDAVHLGERDCSLQRRHQKVLEESPSPALNAAQRQKIGTTVAEAMKKIKYRGAGTVEFLFEDGEFYFIEMNTRLQVEHPVTEMVTGTDLVLEQIRVAAGLPLSFTQDDIELKGHAIECRICAENPKDFRPSPGQITYWHPPGGLGVRVDSGVYQGYRIPPFYDSLIGKLIVTGKTRNDALMRLRRALAEFVIDGIETTIPLFQDLVKDPDIVNGVYDIHWLEKHLGMK from the coding sequence ATGTTCGATAAGATACTGATTGCCAATCGAGGAGAGATCGCGCTGCGGATACAGCGCGCCTGCCGAGAACTTGGGATCGCAACGGTCGCCGTCCATTCAACCGCTGATGCCGACGCCATGCACGTAAGGCTCGCGGACGAAAGCGTCTGCATCGGACCGCCTTCGGCGCGCGAGAGCTATCTCAACATTCCAGCACTCGTCACGGCTTGCGAAATCACCGGCGCGGATGCCGTCCATCCCGGCTACGGGTTCCTATCGGAGAATGCGCGTTTCGCGGAGATTCTCGAAGAGCACAAGATCACCTTCATCGGTCCGACGTCCGAGCACATCCGGATCATGGGCGACAAGATCGAGGCGAAGGAAACGGCGAAGAAGCTCGGCATTCCCGTCGTGCCCGGTTCGGCCGGCGCGGTGACCAGCGAAACCGAAGCGATGAAGATCGCCAAGGAAATGGGCTTTCCCGTACTCATCAAAGCGGCGGCAGGCGGCGGCGGCCGCGGGATGAAAGTCGCGACGTCGGCTGCAGACCTCGGCATGGCGCTATCGACGGCGCGGTCGGAAGCCAAGGCCGCCTTCAACGACGACGCCGTCTATATCGAGAAATATCTTCAGAAGCCCCGGCATATCGAAATTCAGGTTTTCGGAGACGGCAAAGGCGACGCCGTCCACCTCGGTGAACGCGACTGCTCGCTGCAGCGCCGGCACCAGAAAGTTCTCGAGGAAAGCCCGTCGCCGGCTCTCAACGCGGCCCAGCGCCAGAAGATCGGCACGACCGTCGCGGAAGCGATGAAGAAGATCAAGTATCGCGGCGCCGGGACTGTCGAGTTCCTCTTCGAGGACGGCGAATTCTACTTCATCGAGATGAACACCCGCCTGCAGGTCGAGCATCCGGTTACCGAGATGGTCACCGGGACGGATCTCGTGCTCGAGCAAATCCGAGTGGCGGCCGGGCTGCCGTTAAGCTTCACGCAGGACGACATCGAGCTCAAGGGGCACGCGATCGAGTGCCGTATCTGCGCCGAAAACCCGAAGGATTTTCGCCCGTCGCCGGGCCAGATCACATATTGGCACCCGCCGGGCGGTCTTGGCGTCAGGGTCGACAGCGGCGTTTACCAGGGTTACCGGATTCCGCCCTTCTACGACAGCCTCATCGGGAAGCTCATTGTTACGGGCAAGACGCGCAACGACGCCCTGATGCGTTTGCGCCGCGCTCTGGCAGAGTTCGTCATAGACGGCATTGAAACGACGATCCCGCTGTTCCAGGATCTTGTTAAAGACCCCGACATCGTAAATGGCGTCTACGATATTCACTGGCTCGAAAAACATTTAGGGATGAAGTAG
- the accB gene encoding acetyl-CoA carboxylase biotin carboxyl carrier protein: MSAKDQGPKAGSAEGQMIRELAELLNATGLTEIEIEKSGLKVRVAKTISITAAPQAYAPAPVAAPSAPASDAKPPAAAPGDLSKHPGAVKSPMVGTAYRSPEPGAPLFCEVGSKVNQGDTLLIIEAMKTMNQIPAPRSGTVKAILIENAQPVEYGEPLIIIE; encoded by the coding sequence ATGAGCGCAAAAGACCAAGGGCCGAAAGCGGGAAGCGCCGAAGGTCAGATGATCCGCGAGCTCGCCGAGCTTTTGAACGCTACGGGGCTGACGGAAATCGAGATCGAAAAGAGCGGTCTCAAGGTTCGCGTCGCGAAGACCATTTCGATTACGGCCGCGCCGCAGGCTTATGCCCCGGCTCCCGTCGCCGCCCCGTCGGCTCCCGCAAGCGATGCAAAGCCGCCGGCCGCCGCTCCCGGCGATCTGTCGAAGCATCCCGGCGCCGTAAAGTCGCCGATGGTTGGCACCGCCTACCGCTCGCCGGAACCGGGCGCCCCATTGTTTTGTGAAGTCGGCAGCAAGGTCAATCAGGGCGATACGCTGCTGATCATCGAAGCCATGAAGACAATGAATCAGATACCGGCTCCGCGCAGCGGCACCGTCAAAGCCATCCTCATCGAAAACGCTCAGCCCGTCGAGTATGGCGAGCCGCTGATCATCATAGAATAG
- a CDS encoding DsbA family protein, protein MTLKTTFWNTLNLASTGKRCAAALLGLALLGSAFSPAVHFVSGAARADTIAPTAGGTAFTDDQKKALGDIIKDYLVKNPEIMIDVQNALDEKSQKEQEARLKSFMAENAKSIYRSPNSSVAGNPNGDITVVEFFDFNCGYCKHGLPEVQKLIAADKNVRVVFKELPILSKGSEEAAKAALAAKRQGKYWEFHQAMLGSKGQANEASSLKAAETLGLDMAKFKADMASDDVKNELLEMMKLAKTMGVNGTPHFLVGDKSIPGAPEDLHEQLETLVTDFRKNKCATC, encoded by the coding sequence ATGACCTTGAAGACCACATTCTGGAATACCCTCAACTTGGCCTCGACCGGCAAAAGGTGCGCCGCAGCCTTGCTCGGATTGGCTCTGCTCGGGTCGGCTTTTTCTCCGGCAGTTCACTTTGTGTCCGGAGCCGCGCGCGCCGATACGATCGCTCCGACAGCGGGTGGAACCGCTTTCACTGACGACCAGAAAAAAGCCCTTGGCGACATCATCAAAGACTACCTCGTCAAGAACCCCGAGATCATGATCGACGTGCAGAACGCGCTCGATGAGAAATCGCAGAAAGAGCAGGAAGCTCGGCTCAAGTCGTTCATGGCCGAAAATGCCAAGTCGATCTATCGCTCGCCGAACAGCTCGGTTGCGGGCAACCCCAATGGCGACATCACGGTTGTCGAATTCTTCGATTTCAACTGCGGCTACTGCAAGCACGGACTTCCCGAGGTGCAGAAGCTGATCGCCGCCGACAAGAATGTGCGCGTCGTCTTCAAAGAGCTTCCCATCTTATCGAAGGGCTCGGAAGAGGCTGCGAAGGCCGCACTCGCAGCCAAGCGGCAGGGCAAGTATTGGGAATTCCACCAGGCCATGCTCGGCTCCAAGGGGCAGGCCAATGAGGCGTCGTCTTTGAAGGCCGCGGAAACGCTCGGCCTCGACATGGCGAAGTTCAAAGCCGACATGGCAAGCGACGACGTGAAGAACGAGCTTTTGGAAATGATGAAGTTGGCCAAGACGATGGGCGTCAACGGCACCCCGCACTTCCTCGTCGGCGACAAATCGATTCCGGGTGCGCCGGAGGACCTCCACGAACAGCTCGAAACGCTCGTTACGGATTTCCGCAAGAACAAGTGCGCAACCTGCTGA
- a CDS encoding M48 family metalloprotease: MPELPRTFAAFSAAKSGLLMAAVFFGSLLTFTGGVRAQGLPLIRDAEIEALLQDYAKPIFQAAGFGGGRVTVRIVNNDAFNAFVLDGGNVFVHTGTLMQANTPNEVIGVIAHESGHIAGGHMAALRARIAKDQTRALLTQVLGIGAMVAGGVSGGTGGRETMQGGQALLQGGTSVIMKGLLAERRSQESAADQAGIQYLTATKQSGKGMLDTFERFKEQEYLTDQFQDPFVRSHPLSVDRLARLNQLATTSPYFAQKDPPSLQLRHDLMRAKLSGYLENPQTVFNRYPESNTTLPARYARAIGKFFKGGPGALEAALQDTEGMIRENPSYPYFHELKADFLMRSGKNAAAIPSLRQSLKLAPNSPLIRVELATALQSSDSAEAQKEAVELLRKALIDDSENGRAYRLLANVYYKQGKSPEADAMTAQAYFYEGNVKQAQLFAKRAQLQLRAGSPEWLKNDDIINYKPQT; encoded by the coding sequence ATGCCTGAACTTCCGAGGACATTTGCGGCGTTCTCGGCCGCCAAAAGCGGCTTGCTCATGGCTGCCGTGTTTTTCGGCTCGCTCCTGACGTTTACCGGTGGCGTTCGCGCCCAAGGCCTTCCGCTCATCCGCGATGCGGAGATCGAGGCCCTGTTGCAGGACTATGCCAAACCCATTTTCCAAGCCGCGGGTTTCGGTGGCGGCCGGGTGACGGTCCGCATCGTCAACAACGATGCGTTCAACGCGTTCGTTCTCGATGGCGGCAACGTGTTCGTGCACACGGGAACGCTGATGCAGGCCAACACTCCGAACGAGGTCATCGGGGTTATCGCGCATGAAAGCGGGCATATCGCCGGCGGTCACATGGCGGCGCTCAGAGCGCGGATCGCGAAGGATCAGACGCGCGCGTTGCTCACTCAGGTTCTCGGCATCGGCGCAATGGTCGCGGGCGGCGTGTCAGGCGGCACCGGCGGCCGCGAGACGATGCAGGGCGGCCAGGCGCTGCTACAGGGTGGCACCAGCGTCATCATGAAGGGGCTGCTGGCAGAGCGGCGATCGCAAGAGTCGGCCGCGGACCAAGCCGGCATTCAATATCTCACCGCGACGAAGCAATCGGGCAAGGGAATGCTCGACACGTTCGAGCGGTTCAAGGAACAGGAATATCTGACGGATCAGTTTCAAGATCCTTTTGTGCGGTCTCACCCGCTTTCCGTCGACCGCTTGGCACGTTTGAACCAGCTCGCAACGACGAGCCCTTACTTCGCGCAAAAGGACCCGCCGTCCCTGCAGCTCCGCCACGATCTCATGCGGGCGAAGCTTTCGGGCTATCTTGAAAACCCGCAGACCGTGTTCAACCGATACCCCGAAAGCAATACGACGCTTCCGGCCCGCTATGCGCGGGCGATCGGGAAATTCTTCAAAGGCGGTCCTGGCGCTCTCGAAGCAGCCTTACAGGACACCGAAGGGATGATCCGCGAGAACCCGTCGTACCCCTATTTCCATGAGCTCAAGGCAGACTTCCTGATGAGGTCAGGCAAAAACGCCGCGGCAATTCCAAGCCTGCGACAATCTCTCAAGCTGGCGCCGAACAGCCCATTAATTCGCGTCGAACTCGCAACTGCGCTGCAAAGCAGCGATAGCGCCGAGGCGCAAAAGGAAGCAGTGGAGCTATTGCGTAAAGCCCTCATAGACGATTCCGAGAACGGCCGCGCTTACAGGCTGCTCGCCAATGTATATTATAAGCAGGGGAAGTCCCCCGAAGCCGATGCCATGACGGCGCAAGCCTACTTCTACGAAGGAAACGTCAAGCAAGCGCAGCTTTTCGCGAAACGCGCGCAACTCCAGCTACGGGCGGGTTCACCCGAGTGGCTGAAAAATGACGACATCATCAATTACAAACCGCAGACTTAA
- a CDS encoding DNA-3-methyladenine glycosylase, translating to MFQTKGAWLDIDGDGQGGCAIALKPRRHRNGDRLLTRADLPSDTASLARYLIGKIVVRELSDGIVSGRIVETEAYVVGDAAGHAYRGMTPRNGSLFLERGHAYIYFAYGSSYMLNVSSEARGIGAGVLIRALEPVEGIPIMRVNRGIERLRDLARGPGRLAAALRIDRQLDGLDLCRKGPLWLGRDDHEPGDIGQSIRIGISRDADRPLRFYFRDNPFVSGSRSLNQ from the coding sequence ATGTTCCAGACGAAGGGCGCGTGGCTCGATATCGACGGCGATGGTCAAGGAGGTTGCGCCATTGCTCTGAAACCTCGACGGCATAGGAATGGCGACCGGCTGCTTACACGCGCGGATCTGCCGAGCGATACAGCCTCTCTCGCCCGTTATCTCATCGGCAAGATCGTGGTGCGCGAACTTTCTGATGGCATCGTCAGCGGTCGGATTGTCGAGACCGAGGCGTATGTCGTCGGCGACGCGGCGGGCCATGCCTACCGGGGAATGACCCCGCGCAATGGTTCGCTGTTTCTCGAACGTGGGCACGCCTATATTTATTTCGCTTACGGCAGCTCGTACATGCTGAATGTCTCGAGCGAGGCGCGCGGGATTGGAGCCGGCGTCTTGATCAGGGCGCTCGAACCGGTCGAAGGCATCCCGATCATGCGGGTCAATCGCGGCATCGAGCGCTTGCGCGACTTGGCACGGGGTCCCGGAAGACTGGCTGCGGCTCTCCGGATTGACCGTCAGCTCGACGGGCTCGATCTTTGCCGAAAGGGCCCTTTGTGGCTCGGCCGTGATGACCACGAACCCGGCGATATCGGGCAGAGCATTCGGATCGGCATTTCGCGTGATGCGGACCGCCCCCTGCGATTTTATTTTCGGGACAATCCGTTTGTCAGCGGTTCAAGATCTCTGAATCAGTAA